A part of Amphiprion ocellaris isolate individual 3 ecotype Okinawa chromosome 16, ASM2253959v1, whole genome shotgun sequence genomic DNA contains:
- the actn2b gene encoding alpha-actinin-2b yields MMMTQVETTVRYDNGYEDEYMMQEDEWDRDMLLDPAWEQQQRKTFTAWCNSHLRKAGTQIENIEEDFRNGLKLMLLLEVISGERLPKPDRGKMRFHKIANVNKALEFITSKGVKLVSIGAEEIVDGNVKMTLGMIWTIILRFAIQDISVEETSAKEGLLLWCQRKTAPYRNVNVQNFHVSWKDGLAFCALIHRHRPDLLDYSKLNKDDPLGNLNLAFDIAEKHLDIPKMLDAEDIINTPKPDERAIMTYVSCFYHAFAGAEQAETAANRICKVLGVNQENEKLMEEYERLASELLEWIRRTTPWLENRTPEKTMAEMQRKLEDFRDYRRQHKPPKVQEKCQLEINFNTLQTKLRISNRPAFMPSEGKMVSDIASAWQGLEQAEKGYEEWLLTEIRRLERLDHLAEKFRQKATNHENWASGKELILSQKDYETATLTEIRALLRKHEAFESDLAAHQDRVEQIAAIAQELNELDYHDVAAVNQRCQSICDLWDKLGTLTQKRRESLERTDKLLETIDQLFLEFAKRSAPFNNWMEGAMEDLQDMFIVHTIEEVQSLIAAHEQFKATLPEADAERQAILGIHNEVLKISQSYGIKANIVNPYSTITFEELLNKWEKVKKLVPQRDGALQEEMARQHTNERLRRQFAAQANLIGPWIQTRMEEIGRCSLEIGGTLEDQMTQLKQCEHVIVAYKPNIDKLEGDHQLIQESLVFDNKHTNYTMEHIRVGWELLLTTIARTINEIETQILTRDAKGISQQQMNEFRSSFNHFDRKKNGAMETDDFRACLISMGYDLGEVEFARIMILVDPNGTGIVSFQSFIDFMTRETADTDTAEQVVASFRILAADKPYILVDELRRELPPEQAEYCIMRMPPYAGPGAPPGALDYTAFSTALYGESDL; encoded by the exons ACCTTCACAGCCTGGTGTAATTCCCACTTGAGGAAAGCTGGTACTCAAATTGAAAACATTGAAGAGGACTTCAGGAATGGACTAAAActcatgctgctgctggaagtTATCTCAG GAGAGAGATTACCCAAGCCAGACAGAGGGAAGATGCGGTTTCATAAGATTGCTAACGTCAACAAAGCATTAGAATTCATCACAAGCAAAGGAGTGAAGCTGGTCTCCATTGGAGCTGAAG AGATTGTGGATGGAAATGTAAAGATGACCCTTGGAATGATTTGGACTATCATCCTCCGCTTTGCCATTCAGGACATATCAGTGGAAG AAACATCTGCCAAGGAAggtcttcttctgtggtgtcaaAGAAAGACTGCTCCCTACAGAAATGTTAATGTCCAAAACTTCCATGTCAG CTGGAAGGATGGCCTGGCCTTCTGCGCCCTGATTCATAGACACAGACCCGACCTCCTCGACTACTCTAAGCTCAACAAG GATGATCCTCTGGGGAACCTGAACCTGGCCTTTGACATAGCTGAGAAACACCTGGACATTCCCAAAATGCTGGACGCAGAAG ATATCATCAACACCCCCAAACCTGACGAGAGAGCTATCATGACCTATGTTTCCTGCTTTTACCATGCGTTTGCTGGAGCCGAGCAG GCGGAGACAGCTGCCAACAGGATCTGTAAGGTGCTCGGTGTAAACCaagaaaatgagaaactaaTGGAGGAGTATGAGAGACTGGCCAGTGAG CTGCTGGAGTGGATCCGTCGCACCACTCCCTGGCTGGAAAACCGAACCCCAGAGAAGACCATGGCAGAGATGCAGCGGAAGCTGGAGGACTTCAGAGACTACAGACGCCAGCACAAGCCCCCCAAGGTGCAGGAGAAGTGCCAGCTGGAAATTAACTTCAACACCCTACAGACCAAGTTGCGCATCAGCAATCGCCCTGCCTTTATGCCCTCTGAGGGGAAGATGGTATCT GACATAGCCAGTGCATGGCAGGGCCTGGAGCAAGCAGAGAAAGGCTATGAGGAGTGGCTTCTTACAGAGATCCGTAGGCTCGAGAGGCTGGACCACCTGGCAGAGAAGTTTCGCCAAAAAGCCACTAATCATGAGAACTGGGCCAGCG GTAAAGAACTGATCCTTTCCCAGAAGGACTATGAAACAGCAACCCTGACAGAAATCAGAGCATTGCTACGAAAACATGAGGCCTTTGAGAGTGACTTGGCAGCCCACCAGGACAGAGTGGAGCAGATTGCTGCCATTGCTCAGGAACTAAA TGAGCTTGACTACCATGATGTTGCTGCTGTGAACCAACGCTGCCAGAGCATCTGTGACTTGTGGGACAAGCTGGGGACCCTGACTCAGAAGAGGAGAGAGTCATTGGAG CGCACAGATAAGTTGCTGGAGACTATTGATCAGTTGTTCCTGGAGTTTGCCAAGAGGTCAGCACCTTTCAACAACTGGATGGAAGGAGCTATGGAGGATCTGCAGGACATGTTCATAGTTCATACTATTGAAGAGGTCCAG AGTCTAATCGCAGCTCATGAGCAGTTCAAAGCTACTTTACCCGAGGCAGACGCAGAAAGACAGGCCATCTTGGGAATCCATAATGAGGTGCTGAAAATTTCCCAGAGCTACGGGATCAAGGCCAACATTGTCAACCCTTACAGCACCATCACATTTGAAGAGCTTCTCAACAAGTGGGAAAAG gtTAAGAAGCTGGTTCCTCAGAGAGATGGTGCACTCCAGGAGGAGATGGCACGTCAGCATACCAATGAAAGGCTGAGACGGCAGTTTGCTGCTCAGGCTAATCTCATTGGACCCTGGATACAAACCAGGATGGAG GAAATTGGGCGCTGCTCCCTGGAGATAGGAGGCACCTTGGAGGACCAGATGACCCAGCTGAAGCAATGTGAACATGTCATTGTTGCTTACAAACCCAACATTGATAAATTGGAGGGAGACCACCAGCTAATCCAAGAGTCGCTTGTGTTTGATAACAAACATACCAACTACACTATGGAG CACATCCGTGTTGGATGGGAACTGCTCCTCACAACCATCGCCCGAACCATCAATGAGATCGAGACCCAGATCCTGACCAGGGACGCCAAGGGcatcagccagcagcagatgaatgAGTTCAGATCTTCTTTTAACCACTTTGACAGG AAGAAGAACGGAGCAATGGAAACGGATGACTTCAGAGCCTGCCTCATCTCAATGGGTTATGATTTG GGAGAGGTGGAGTTTGCCCGGATTATGATCCTGGTGGATCCCAATGGCACTGGGATTGTCTCCTTCCAGTCTTTCATTGACTTTATGACCAGAGAGACTGCTGATACAGACACTGCTGAACAGGTTGTAGCATCCTTCCGGATCCTGGCAGCTGATAAG CCCTATATACTTGTGGATGAGCTCAGGAGAGAACTTCCCCCTGAACAAGCGGAGTATTGCATCATGAGGATGCCACCTTATGCCGGCCCTGGAGCACCACCAGGGGCGCTAGACTACACTGCTTTCTCCACTGCCCTCTATGGAGAGAGCGACCTTTAA
- the LOC111581556 gene encoding uncharacterized protein LOC111581556, producing MVQLTSKMATWGFVSQLLLIALLSWNVHCFPAKNAWSWNQHNPDGSGLSNMEGNPDLGYSSPPPNFPPPPNDPNDPAVSFLYDGPTEGDYSPSGTYPASFTSTPDMYGMTSALGPMEESAATYLTSGTSQPQPHIGFPPRPPVFQAGELDRFEGSSVHGNLEKETEEMGFVPPLPYPEPPFKGGELSNYASTFEHGNTERETEDQGFTPGPPHMSAQLSSAFSPEGDFMQPFSQPLEPFGPNLFDLFLSGQHPPGTLSHFQTEYENGGDHQDDVHYERYNFPDYQTLVPSDGFLQQPQKFPKFSVV from the exons ATGGTTCAACTGACAAGCAAAATGGCTACTTGGGGTTTTGTAAG cCAGTTGCTCCTCATTGCACTGTTAAGCTGGAATGTCCATTGCTTTCCTGCTAAAAATG CGTGGAGCTGGAACCAGCATAATCCTGATGGGAGCGGTCTCTCAAACATGGAGGGGAATCCCGACCTCGGTTATAGCTCTCCCCCTCCTAATTTTCCTCCTCCACCCAATGATCCAAATGATCCTGCTGTTTCATTCCTGTATGATGGACCAACAGAGGGAGACTATTCTCCTTCTGGAACCTATCCAGCAAGCTTCACTTCAACTCCAGACATGTACGGTATGACATCTGCTTTGGGTCCTATGGAAGAGTCTGCAGCTACCTACTTGACATCTGGAACATCTCAGCCCCAGCCTCATATTGGCTTTCCTCCCCGTCCACCTGTGTTTCAGGCGGGTGAGCTTGATCGCTTTGAAGGCAGTAGTGTGCATGGTAACTTAGAAAAGGAAACCGAGGAGATGGGTTTTGTGCCACCTCTTCCATATCCAGAACCTCCCTTTAAGGGTGGTGAGTTAAGCAACTATGCATCCACGTTTGAGCATGGAAATACGGAAAGGGAAACGGAAGATCAAGGTTTCACGCCAGGTCCTCCTCATATGTCAGCTCAGCTGTCAAGTGCTTTCTCACCTGAAGGAGACTTCATGCAGCCATTTTCACAGCCCCTGGAACCATTTGGACCAAACCTGTTTGACCTCTTCCTGAGTGGTCAGCATCCTCCTGGTACACTGTCACACTTCCAGACAGAATATGAAAACGGTGGAGATCATCAGGATGATGTCCATTATGAGAGATACAACTTCCCTGATTATCAAACCCTGGTTCCCAGTGATGGATTCCTGCAACAGCCCCAGAAGTTTCCCAAGTTTTCTGTGGTTTAA